The sequence CTGCGGTTCGGAGTTCCTTTGTTCGATATTCTGCGGTTTAATATCCTTTTGCGAAAATCCTTCTAAAAAAACAAGAAGTTCAACGTCAGTAGTACAACAACAGATTTCAGGAGCGTGTGCCGCGCCCTGCGCCATCTACCTCGGGCCGGGTTCTGTGAACAATATTTTTTGGAACAATTTTTTTGAACAAAATTTCGAGCTGCAATTCTTAGAGACAAACCGAAATCGTACATTTGTCGTTGATGAAAGTGGCGAGCAAAACGTGATCCGTTCTGACTTTCAAAAAATCAACCGCTGAAGAGCTAAGCCTTTTTCACCATCCGGCGCAGGCATTTGAGATTGATCACATCCTCCGCCAGGTCCTTTCCTTTTGGTGTTTCGAGAACTTTTGGAACGGACACGAAACGGGAGTCGTTGAGCAGGCATCGAAATGCCATTTTGCCGATCCGGCCTTTACCAATATGCTCATGTCTGTCCACTCGTGAGCCAAGCTCTTTCTTGGAATCGTTTAAGTGAAACGCGAAGATCGATGAAAGAGGAACGTGATTCAACAGACTTTTGAAAGTATGCGCGTATGTTTTTTCCGTGCGGATATCGTAACCGGCGGCAAAAAGATGACATGTGTCGATGCAGAATCCTAATTTGTTTTGATCGTTCACGTGGGTCCATAGATAAGCAAGGTGCTCGAATTTGCAGCCGACACAGGAGCCCTGACCCGCGGTATTCTCAATCACAATCTTGCATTTCGCCTTCGATGTTGCGTCAATCACTTGATTGATCGCAGCAACCACGCGGATCAGTCCTTCGTCTTCCCCTTTGCCCATGTGCGCGCCCGGATGCAGCACAACGAAGGGAAGTCCCAGACTGTCGGCACGTAAGACTTCTGTGATGAGTGCCGCAATTGATTTTTCATAGAACTCATTGCCGGCAGCAAGATTGATCAGATAACTGCAATGCGCAAAAACAGGACGGATGGAATGCTGAGTTAGAGTCCTTTGAAACTGTCTGATCTCTTCGTCCAGCAGATCGCGGGCGGCCCATCGCGTATTGTTCCTGGTGAAAATTTGAATCGTGGTGCAACCGATCGAATGACCTCGTTCCAGCGCGCGATGCAATCCGCCTTCGATAGACATATGAGCGCCAAGCAAAAGCGTATTTTTCATTGGATTTTGGATCGCTTACTATGCGCTGACTGCGCAGTTTTTCTTCAGGTAGGGTCCGAGCCCTTTTCGGGCTTCTGCAAGCACCATTTCTTCAATGCTTTGCAGATTCCCGGATAATCGGATGCCGGATGCGTGGCTGTGTCCGCCTCCGCCAAACAGAAGCGCTATTTTATTAGAATGAAATTCCCCTTTGCTTCGCAAACTGATTTTCACATCGTCCGGCGCGACTTCGGCAAACAGGATCGATAGCAAAACGGAGCGGCAATTTCGCGGCATATCCACAAAGCCCTCCAGATCGTCCGGAGTCATTCCATTTTCCTGGAGCATCGTGTGAGAAACAGTCACGTACGCCAGCCGCTGATCGCA comes from bacterium and encodes:
- a CDS encoding deoxyribonuclease IV; protein product: MKNTLLLGAHMSIEGGLHRALERGHSIGCTTIQIFTRNNTRWAARDLLDEEIRQFQRTLTQHSIRPVFAHCSYLINLAAGNEFYEKSIAALITEVLRADSLGLPFVVLHPGAHMGKGEDEGLIRVVAAINQVIDATSKAKCKIVIENTAGQGSCVGCKFEHLAYLWTHVNDQNKLGFCIDTCHLFAAGYDIRTEKTYAHTFKSLLNHVPLSSIFAFHLNDSKKELGSRVDRHEHIGKGRIGKMAFRCLLNDSRFVSVPKVLETPKGKDLAEDVINLKCLRRMVKKA